From Triticum aestivum cultivar Chinese Spring chromosome 7B, IWGSC CS RefSeq v2.1, whole genome shotgun sequence:
acatgatcaatatttttttaaatactcgttcaacattttttttcaaatacttgttcaacattttttgcaaatacttgattaacatttttatatacttcctccgtcccaaaataagtgtctcaaccttagtacaactttgtactagagttagtacaaagttgaaacacttattttgggatggagggagtacatgataaacattttttaaatactttttcaacatttttcaaatacctattcaacagttttcaaatatttgttcaacatttttcaaatacctgttcaacattttttttcaaatgcttgattaacatttttatatgcatgatcaacattttttcaaatacttcttcaacatttttcaaatacctattTGCACCTGTCGGCCTAGAGGAAGCAGGTTGGGTGCCAATCGGCCTGTAGTGGGCCGACTGGGGTCAATCGGCAGTAGTTGGCCGACTGGATCCAGTCGGTCGACAGTGGGCCGACTGGGGGCCAATCGGCCGGCAGTAGGCAGACTGGATCCAATCGGTCAGCAGTAGGCCGACTAGGtaatatatttttaaaatataattatggtgtaatatttctgaaatttaatataattttttattttaaaaaagttAGCCGTAATTTCACGCTCGTAACACACAAACCCGAAAAAAAATCAGACACAAAAAAAACATCAACAAAAcccaaaaaatgagaaaaaaaagaaacagaaaaacaagTAAGGTGTAACCTGTTGTTAGTTTTTTTAGCTGTAACCTATAGTTAGTTGCGGACACTGTTTTTTTGTCTTACTTTTTTCATATCGATGCCGGCggggttgggggggaggggggggggggcaaatcctaTTGAACGCTCACGGCACGATTTATAGGCCATTTCATACACATCACACCCAACTCGAACTAGCGAGCCGGCCAGGTAATTGGACGGTAGATGCTTTTTCACGGCTTTGCCAAGCTTCTAATAGCATTTGGGACGGATTTTTAAAAAAGTTTTGTGTGTTTATTTGGTCgatttttcttctctctttttccttcctttttatttttcattttttcggATTTCTTTTTTAGTtcccgaacattttttgatttGTGAACCTTTTAAATTAATGAACAATTTTAAAATCCGCATGCATTTCTTTGAATATGTGTAATTTTTCAAATGCATTACTTTTTTGAATTTTGTGATTATATTAtcaaaattcatgaattttttctaATCCATGTTTTTTTTCAAACGTGCAAAATTTTAGAAATTCAGAATCGTAAGTTTTGTAAAATTcatggtttttttcttttttgaattcatgaactttttcagtTATGTGAAATTTTTCTTAGGGAAAGTCAATCGGTTAACAATGCGAGCTAACCTGGCTCGCTCGCTCGGCCTACCTATCTCTTAAGGCCTTGAGTAGGAATATCCTCTTTTTTTTTAAAGAAACGAGTAGGAATACTtgagagcaactagttgacgagcgtTTTTTCGCGAGCCTCCCAATGATCACTTAGGGTGGGCAGAGTGGCGCACTCTTAGCCACCACATGTGTCGCACTTTGGGCGTTTTCTTtagattttattttttgtttttgtttttatgcacACGTTTTCTACTTTTTAGATGGTTTTTTCGGTTTGTTTCGGCTTTCCAGTTTATCACAGGTTTTTCTTACCCTTTCGACAAAAAGATTCAcgcaaaaaatgtgtttttttttattttttgcttccgcgagaggcgcgATTTTGCTTTCGCGATAGACACGgtcttgcttccgcgagaggcacggccgtacaTCTCGAAAACGGGAAAAAAGAATTTTTTTTTGCTTCCATGAAAGGCACGATTTATGTTCTGcaagaggcacagttttgcttccacgagaggcgcGGCAGTGCCTATCGAAAACGGAAAACAGTGCTTTTTTtcttcgcgagaggcacagttttcCTTCCGCAAGAGACACGGTTTGGAAACAAAAAAGTCGCATTTTCTCTTGTTTTTTCTTTCGTGAAAGGCATGGGTTTGCTTTTGCGAGAGACACTTAATATGAATCTGAGGGGTTTTCTTTTTGCGTTGACGTTTGAATAGGCGCTTGAATAGGTCGTCGTTTAGCCAAAATTAATTCCCTAAGCGCCTATTCAAGCGCTTCGCGTTGTAGATGCCCTCTAGTATCATTTCTATAGAAAAAGGTTTTCggcccgctttataaataaagcgaCCACCAGGCAGAAAGTATCAAGGTAACAACTGAACACACCACACACCAACACAACGCCACCGTAGGCAGGGTCCaatactcacacacacacacaaacaaacagaCCCAAATTCAGCTGTAGgcacagcacaacaagcccaacACAGATGCATGACGAAACAACACataggcggcggtggcggaggcgagaTGACGATGATCTAATCTGGTTCTGGTGGTGGCGGGGGAAGCGATGGAGCCATCCGGAGAGCCATCGCGCGAAGCtgggtgatgatggaggtgatggcgtCTCTCTCCCTGGGACGGCTAAGCGGGCGCCAAAACTGCAAGTAGCCAGACCATTTGATCAAAGCGTCAGTAACAcgacgaagaggaacatgctgaatcACGAATCACTCTACACTCTAGTGTCATTTTCAAAGATGCCCTTTAGTGTCATTTTCAAAGAGCTGCCTCGCGAATCACTCTACACTAGAAGGGCAGTGCACGCTTTGCTGCGCCATTTATGTTCTTAGTGTTATACATGTTTTATTTTACGTGATATGTTTTTTAAGTAGTAAAAATTATTTACATGCTAGTTGGTTTGACGTGTGGGAAAACAATGGAGTGTTTTTTATGACAAATGCTACACCTAGGGCTGAAAAAAAAGCTCGAAGTTCGTGAGCTAAATGAGTAGCttgtgactcggctcgaatcgactcgaactcaaaGAATgacgagtcgagccgagctttagtttaagatcgtttatagaacgggttaaacgagccaatctcatgAGTCATCGTGTACCTCGTTAGGCTCAGTACAAAAGATCAGACACTCCCAATCCAAAAAAGGATCAACCACTCAGCACCCTGCGTTCCAGGCACTCAACACAAGGCCTAGCCGCCCATGAGACTGATGCATTACAAGGAAATTACAATTGTTTGGTGATGTATATGTTTAATACATACATAATAATTTTTATCATATTTGCGGTTTTATGTTCATGTCTTTAACAAGCTTAACAAGCTAAATGAACCaactcgcgagttatacgagtcgagccaatcttgggttgagctcgttatagtaacgagtcaAGTCGAGCTAGCTTGTTAACGAAAGGAGCTCTACCGAGTCGAGGCGAGCTAGCTTGATTcagctcgaattccagccctagctACACCTATGGACATACTTTTTTAACACAGTTCAGACGCAAATGCTCATATAAACGTGCATACATTCACCCCTATGactcacacacgcacaccctatccctatgagcacctccgagagactaaaACGACATATCATCCTGAGATTTAATAAAGTCATCATAGGCACCTCGTTGTCAACGAGAACGTATCATCCCATTGAATGCGCAtcgccagaaatcctgaaataaatccaggaataatgcgagcactgagatttgaaccctgatgggctggagATACCACTGTCCCTTTAACAATCCAACCACGGGTTAGTTCGCACCTATGAACAGACTTTACGATCATGCTTATAGATGAATGTATGAATTTGTGGTTGAAAATTAGGGAAAGAGTGGCCCAACGGTGAAAATCTAGGAAATGATTGGTGGAAGAGTGTTTGCTATGACCAATCCATAGTGAATCGTCCGTGAGtgtatcatttttatttttttattgtggTGTTTGGGTGGGTTTTTTTGACCGTGTGACTGAAGGGCGTCTTTTAGTTAAGGCCTCGTTTGATTTACATGATTGGTAAAGTGAAGGAACAGGAAAACTATGAATAGGATGCCATGTCTAGTGAAATCCCAGCGGACATCATCAAGAGGCTCGTGAACGCCCCGCTCCTAGGGTTCCCTCGCGGCCACTGGCGGCTCCCCCGCGcggagccgccgccgcggcccaagCCTGCTCCCCTACCACTCCCCCTGCCCTCCCTTCCCCGTACCCCCGCGTCGCCTCCTCGAGCAAGGCGACCGGGGGCCTCTTCCCCACTTCTCTCCAGCTCTCCACCTTCGCCCCTGCCTTCTCCCGCCACCGCTAGCGAGAGCCGCCGTGCCTCGGCCGcgtggtgctggcggcggcgggccTGCCCTTTCCCGTGCGTGGCTCCCCCTGCTCggacggtggtggctggcggcgatGCTTCTCGGCCGGCATCGGTGCAGCCCATcggtggtggtgcccgtggctctcGATGTGACGGTGCGGCCGTTGGCCGTGGGGCGGCGCGATGGCGCTGTGGCTGGCGGCGCCCGCCTAGCCCATCTAGGTTGGAGCGCGCTGGTGGCTGGATGTTCGGCGGCGACGATCCTTGGTGGTGGCGTGGTGGCGATGGTCGGGCGGCGAGGATTTCGTTGGTCGGCAAGCTGCAGCGTGGTAACAGGACTATCCGGGTCCACGTGGGCCCGACCGGGCCATCAAGGCCCGACAAGTCCTCGTCGTCGCGTCCGGTCGGCTCCGTTGCGGTGGTGGAGGCCGTCCCCTTCCTCCGGTCGAGTTGTGGTCGCTCCCGTGGTGGTGTCTCCTCTCCCTCTCCAGGTCTCGTGTTGACAACTCCAGTGAGGTGGTGAGGGTTGTCCCATAATCATGGTGGCACAAGCTGGTGGATGGCTGAGGGGGTCGTGCATTTCGAAATGcctggggtggtggtggtggttgtggacCGGGAGAAACCCCTGTCGGCCTGGCCGACACCGATGCGATGACGCCTGCCGGCGCCATCGGGCCTTCCTGAAGGGCATCGGGTATACCCCTTCCCCACTATCCCTCGCGTATCGAGGGAAACCCTAGAACTTGTTCGGGCAACAGCGGCGACATCGTCGCATTCCtttttgaaggtgttgcttggGGCTCGGTGCTTCGGGATGCTGGGAGCATGGCGGTACTTCTTCAGAGGGTGCAGCGGTTGCCGATCTTCCTTTCTTCGTTGATCTGCCGGTGTCGgcatttatttctcttttttttctttttttttcttttggccttatCTGTGCTGCGGCCCCAGCGAGCTGGATGTATGGAatgtttgctttataatataaagcgggggaaactcTTTATCGTCAAAATCCCACGGATAGCAAAACAAAGGAATTCTCACACAAGTACTATTTGATTGTAGTATATAGGAAAACCACAGGAAATCATGCTTGCGCGTTTTCTTCCCGCCAGGATTTTTCCATTAAGTCCAACCTCAttcttttttttcctgtgaaactGAACTATGGATTTTCTGTAGGATTGGTTTCGGTGGAACACAATTCTGTAAATCAAACGACATCGCATGAAAACTTCTAGAGGATCTAAATTATAAAAAAAAATCCCATGCAAATCAAACGAGGCCTAATAGAAATTCATTAGAAATTACCTATGTTTGTTTGCCGCATGTGTTGTGCTGATGCTAAACATGTCATAGTCGACATTTTCTTTTTTCTCAATGATAGCCCACATCACCTGAACACTTACCAAGGGACTAATTCATCGAGAGATACCACCATAAAGCTCAGGTGAACGACACAATCAATTGTGCATCCAATTCCCAATTGAAGACCCCAGTTGAATGAGGGGCTTGAAAATTAGGGAGCTTAACGTAATTAGTGATTTCATTGGGCCACAACTAAGGATTGACCGAGCCAAGTCAAGGATTAAAATTGTATACCTCAATCAAATAAGAGAGTTCCaaattaggaagcatagtgtatTAAATTTTTTTGAATGAGAGCTCCTTGTGAAATTGTTGACCCCATCAAAATTGGATGACCTATTCCAGATTGGAGACCTCAATTGATAATGAGGCATTTAAAACTAGGGAGCTTAATGTTATAGAGGATGTTTGCCGCGGATTGTGTCAATGTTTTCTTGGCGTTGTTTCCTTTTGTCTAGTTAAAATCACCAGAGGCGCTTGATCAGTACCTAATCTTATGGACTAGAGTTTCGACCATTACCCTTGAGGATGGATCTCCGGATTCGGTGTGTTCGGCATGGGAGAACAGTGGATGTTTCTCAAGCCGATCGGCGTATGCAGCTAGGTTCATGGGGCGACAAGTTTCGCCAACTACGGGCTTCACGTGGAATTCTAAGGCGCCGCTACAGTGTCGCTTTTTCAGTTGGCTGGCACTGAAGAATAGGTGCTGGACCTCAGATAGACTTGCTCGGCGCGGCCTTCCTCACCAGGCAGCCTGCCCCATGTGCGATCAATATCAGGGAACCATGCAGCACCTGATGATGGAATGTAGCTTCGCGAGGTAGATTTGGCTTGCGGTGAGTAGACTAACAAACAAGGTGGAGCTACAGCCCAGACATGGTGAAACTCTGGAGCAATGGTGTATGCGACAAGATGGTGCCTTGGCTAACCGCAAAGCCCAAAAAGCTAAGTGCCTTCTGGTGATGTGGATAATCTAAAAACAGCGGAATGACGTGGTATTCAATGGAGCGACGCCATCATTTCAACGTTCCATGCAGCGGATTCAGGAGGAAGGACAGTGTTGGGCGAAGGCAGGGCTCTTCAAAGAGGATAATCTAGGGTTTGACGTCGATCTTGTAGCGTGGGAGGAGAGTGAGTAGTTGCTATATGTAAACAGAGGGTGGGCGGCAAATCGGCGTGTAAATAAGCTTGTAAAGGTGGATTCGGGTTTCGTATCCTTTCTTCTATAATGAATGATACACATTTTTCTCGTGCGTATTTGAGAAAAATAATAATTTATGGTaactatttttaatcattttctaaCTTATATTAAGTAGAATGGACGTAGCGTCTGTCTCCTCTTttcgaaaaagaaagaaagaatggaCGTAGCGTCTGCCCACGTTCCATGTCTTCCGAGCCAGCAAGAGCatgcattttatttttatttttggcaaGAGCAAGGACGATTTCAGTGGCCAGCTCGGACATGAATGAATCCTAGATCCCTGTCCGGCTGTCCCTGTGGTCACCGGCAGCAACCAGCGATGTTCACCACAGAACTAGATCGGTCCAAACGAAACGACGGAGATCGCTCTAAATCCCCAGTACGTACTATTTTGCGTTGTCAAAATCCTGATGGACCTGGAGCCCGCGGAAAGTGGCGCTACGACTCTACTGCCTCTTTTACGTTTGCCACAAGCCACGCCACTGCTCTGCTAAGTTTTGAGCACTCGCAGCAGTGCAGCAGAACCAGCAGTAAATAGCTTTGGGCTCGCCCTGCCTGGTCCTGCActgcgcccccaacaaggcccaaGGGCCCCGCCCTTTGCTTTTGCTGCACGGCTTGTTGGCGACGCAGGGCCGGGTCTCATGGCCACCCATCCATGAATGGCCACCTAACTTAACTTTGGGAACTTCGATCGGCTCCATCATCTTTGCCGGGTGGCCGGCCCTCGGGAGCTTTAAAAAGGAAACCGAAAATGGTCTCAGCAGCAGCACCCAGCCACTCACTCActcagggggtgtttgtttccaggaacTTTTtcgtgtagggactagaaaaagtccctaacaAACCAAACAGGATGGGACTTTTTTAGAaatttttgctaaaagtccttagaaacACCTCTTTCAGAGTCTTTTTTAAAAAATTTCAGGAACTAGAAAAAATCCTAGGACTAGAGAAACAAACACCACCTCACTGTCGCTGGTATCACCAGTTGTATCCGGTAATAAAAACAGGCTGGTGAAGCAATTGCTCACTTCAAAAGGGCTGCGGAGTGGAAGGAACAAGACAACCACATGCTATCTATTACTACAACCACCCTCGGTTCCCCGCTCCGGTTCCGGCGCGACCGCGACTAGAACTAGATAGATACACACAAGCGGACAAGCCGTGGGAGCATGGCTTGGAGTTTCCACTTTGTTcccttgctcctcctcctcctgctctccAACACTTCCGCAGTGGCCACCTCCGGGCACAGCGCCGGCAACGCCACCGCAAGGCTGAGGCCAGGGAGGGAGCCGCTCAAGCACCGGAGGATCAGGGCTCTCCTCGGCAGGCTCAACAAGCCCACCCTCAAGACCATCAAGGTTGCCATCTGTACCTCAAAGTGAAACTAGTTCTGCACTGCGCATTCTTCTCTCCATCTGTTTGTGGTTACATTAAGTGCTTGTTTGCTTTGCAGAGCCCGGATGGTGATTTAATCGACTGCGTTCCCTCCCACCTACAGCCCGCGTTTGACCACCCAATGCTCAAGGGACAGAAGCCTCTGGTAATTAAAAGCATTTCTTTGCTCACACACAGTgctgtgtgtgtctctctctggcGTGAGAAGTGTTGCTAAGCTAGTTCGATGCTTAACTAGGACCCGCCGGAGAGGCCCAAGAACTACAACTCCACCATTGCCGGAGCGGTGGTGGTGCAGGCGTGGCATGCCACCGGCGAGGCCTGCCCGGAAGGGACGGTGGCGCTGCGGCGGACGACGGAGAAGGATCTGCTCAGGGCTAGCTCCCTCAGGAGGTACGGCAGGAAGCCGCCACGCCGGACCACCCGCCGTGATTCCACCAGCAGTGGCCATGAGGTTGGTCGTTTTGCACACTCTACTGTCTCCACCggaaaaaatagcgcgctatagcatcGTTAATAGCAAGCTATAGCGTATTGAGAATTGTCTCGCTAAATAAATCGGTGTACAAcgtctcgctaatagcacgctatagcgcgaTATAGCACGCGTATTCTGAGGCCACCGCTATTTTGCTGTAGTGCGCTATTTTTTTCCTTGACGGTCTCCTCTTCCCTCCATTCTCATGGATAAGAATACACTAAAAGAAATAACTCTTGCACTTACAATATGTCAATATGTCATATAGTAAAGTAACAACATAATGGTTTGGTAATGGCATAGATATAAGTTTTCATTTCCGTAAAATACATTTTTTTTCAGTGGTAGGTCTAAAATTGTCTGTAAATAGTACAGTACACCAATGATGAGAGCAACTCTGCACACTTACGCCAAGGAAAAGGGATAGAGAAAAAAAAGCATCATGTGAGCAAATCAAATTAGCTCTGTAGTTTGCTCTGTAAAAAGAATATGGGAATGAGCTTCCATTGTTGGGGCTTGTGGCACCTGGAAAAGCTACAAAAGAGAAGCCTGTACTACTCAGGAAAAGGATAATCACAGCAATTAAACAGTTACTACTTGCATATGAGTCCATAGAAGCTTCACTAGGGAAAAATCCAGATTGCTAATTTTTACTTTGCTACTAGGATCACTGGTTGCCTTTGTTCATATCCGTAGGCCAACATTTGTTTAGATCCATTGGCAACTGGTGCGGCCAGTTTAGATACCCTCTGCTTGACTACACGACTTGGGCATAGAAATATTTCAGTCAGGACGGTGGTCAGACTCCTGTCTGGCAGTGCAGTTTCAGCTGGCAGCATGTGCATCTCATCTGTGTTTTGGAGTAGTTTATTTGCCAAGACATGTCCTGCGCATTGGTAATTTAACTAAGATCTCTGCATGTTATGCTTGCTGTGAAGCCAATGACAAAGTTCTCAAAAATCTGAATTTGGTTCAAACGTAGGGTTATAACTAAACAGATGAGCCAAATGATTCCAAGGGCCAATGCGGTAACTCGGTTCTCCGTTCTGTGTATCTAGTTTGTGCTTCAATTGGGCATCTTAAGCTAAAATTAGGTATTGAAAGGAGCATTTTGTTGCCCTCTGTGATTGAAATCAAAATAGCAGTACCTTCATAGACATTGTCTGATGTCGGCACACTTGGCGCCATTGCACCAAGAACCAATACCGCCCTTatttgtactacctccgtccgaaaATAAGTGATGTGTTTTAGTTACCATGTCACTTAttcccgaacggagggagtatttgtaaaCCAGGTAATTTGTGGTATAGTAGAGGACCAGAGGCAATATATTGGGCTTTTGAAGGGCAGTGTTAACTTTTCATCCGAGTTACTGACTGTATTTTTTTTCTCCTCTAGAACAGTGGTCTCAAGTGATTAATCAATCAAGCCACCGGTGGTAAGCATGAAGACTGATGTTTTGTTACAAGCTGTGgacacacatactccctccgttcctaaataattgtctttttagagatttcaaatgggctatcacatacggatgtatatagacatggtttggagtgtagattcactcattttgcttcgtatgtagtcacttgttgaaatctctagaaaaacaaatatttaggaacggagggagtaaatgccACGCATAAGATTCTCATCAAAAATATCAAGTTGAATGTACCTTCATCGAGTTTACCAATGAGCTTAATCTCCGGAGAAGAGATGCTCAGCAGACACACAAGAAGAGAACCCATGTGGTTTGGAACAActaaataaacaatttgtacatgtGCAGAAGCTTCATTAACCTAATCAAAATGCACGAGCAAATTAACTCGTCTTGAATGATGGGCTCTTTGACTCAACCATTAGAGTAACTTGGTTGCTTTGTCTTATATCCACCGCATTCGAGTTTTTTGTTTGTTTAAACAAGCACCGCATTCGAGTTGCGTGGTTACTAAGCGAAAGATTGGACTTACCATACCTAGCTACTACTAGTTACTAGTCAAAATTGAAAAACATACTCCTAGTATCTAGCTGAATAATGCTTGGAGTCTAGACTACTGCTCTTAACATAGCTCTGTTTTGGAGGCAGCACGCGGTTGGGTACGTGAATTCAGAGAAATACTATGGGGCCAGAGCGAGTGTTAACGTGTGGTCACCCAGGATAGATGACCCATCTGAGTTCAGCCTGTCGCAGATCTGGGTCATCTCCGGCTCCTTCGGCCACGATCTCAACACCATTGAGGCTGGATGGCAGGTACATGAATGATATAAAAGATTC
This genomic window contains:
- the LOC123161796 gene encoding uncharacterized protein is translated as MAWSFHFVPLLLLLLLSNTSAVATSGHSAGNATARLRPGREPLKHRRIRALLGRLNKPTLKTIKSPDGDLIDCVPSHLQPAFDHPMLKGQKPLDPPERPKNYNSTIAGAVVVQAWHATGEACPEGTVALRRTTEKDLLRASSLRRYGRKPPRRTTRRDSTSSGHEHAVGYVNSEKYYGARASVNVWSPRIDDPSEFSLSQIWVISGSFGHDLNTIEAGWQVSPELYGDSNARFFTYWTTDAYQETGCYNHNCRGFVQTTNKIAIGAAITPQSVYNGRQFDINLMIWKDPKHGHWWLELGPGMVVGYWPSGLFTHLAHHARMVQFGGEVVNTRPPGSHTATQMGSGHFPGEGFDRAAYFRNLQVVDWDNSIIRASGLKLLADHPGCYDIQGGSNGRWGTYFYYGGPGRNVKCP